From the genome of Pseudomonas putida:
AGTCAGCCAGGACCGCCCCTTCCTCGGCATCTGCGTCGGCATGCAAGCGCTGCTCGAACACAGCGAGGAAAACGACGGCGTCGACTGCATCGGCCTGTTCCCCGGCCAGGTGCGCTTCTTCGGCAAGGGTCTGGAAGAAGACGGCGAGCACCTGAAGGTGCCGCACATGGGCTGGAACGAAGTCAGCCAGACCATCGACCACCCGCTGTGGCACGACATTCCCGACCGCGCGCGCTTCTATTTCGTACACAGCTACTACATCAATGCCGGCAAGCCTGGCCAAGTGGTCGGTCGTGGCCACTATGGCGTCGACTTCGCCGCCGCGCTGGCCGACGGTTCGCGCTTTGCCGTGCAGTTCCACCCGGAGAAGAGCCATACCCATGGCCTGCAGCTGCTGCAGAACTTCGTCGCCTGGGACGGGCGCTGGTAAATGAGCAGGTCGAAGACCAAGGCCCCGATCATCACCCTTGCCCCCGAGCAGGAGCGCGAGGCGCTCGACACCTTGAAGCGCTTCCTCGAAGACCGCTTCGAGCTGCAGCTCGGGTCGTTCGAGGTGGCCGAGGTCCTCGAGTTGTTCAGCAAAGAAATTGCACCCCATTACTACAACAGGGCGATTGCCGATGTTCAGCTGCACCTCAAGGAGCGGTTCGAGAGCATCGAAAGCGATCTGTGGGCGCTCGAAAAGCCCTGAAACCCTAAGAACAGACAGGTTCCCAAGATGCTGA
Proteins encoded in this window:
- the hisH gene encoding imidazole glycerol phosphate synthase subunit HisH produces the protein MQTVAVIDYGMGNLHSVSKALEHVGAGKVLVTSDAAVIREADRVVFPGVGAIRDCMAEIRRLGFDSLVREVSQDRPFLGICVGMQALLEHSEENDGVDCIGLFPGQVRFFGKGLEEDGEHLKVPHMGWNEVSQTIDHPLWHDIPDRARFYFVHSYYINAGKPGQVVGRGHYGVDFAAALADGSRFAVQFHPEKSHTHGLQLLQNFVAWDGRW
- a CDS encoding DUF2164 domain-containing protein: MSRSKTKAPIITLAPEQEREALDTLKRFLEDRFELQLGSFEVAEVLELFSKEIAPHYYNRAIADVQLHLKERFESIESDLWALEKP